A genomic window from Bordetella genomosp. 9 includes:
- a CDS encoding DUF1800 domain-containing protein — MDTRAQALDSNVPAAGGGRAHAAAIALNRFGLGARPDEQAPADPKAWLLAQLDAYDPRPAVWRAQPSSLALAADPQQNRKPGEARDTYRSAVAARVESALTTSTPFVERLVHFWTNHFAVSADKPVVAALAGSFEAEAIRPHVLGRFEDMLVAVEQHPAMQLFLDQPRSAGPDSKAVQRAAQRDPSRKRGLNENLAREIMELHTLGVRTGYTQADVTEFARALTGWSIAGARGPQPDDAAPGAFVFRAGLHEPGARTIMGRQYAQAGPQQALAVLRDLAASPDTARHIAFKLARHFIADDPPSQAVDRLARTYARSGGDLPALYRDLVDMPAAWTWPTQAPTAKFKTPWEWMISAVRGLGGRIRGNIAYAPLSAQLGQPVWRPGSPAGYDDVAAAWAAPDALVRRVEAAQRLAARSDGARDPRVLVHALFAGAASPATATAVARAESVQTGIALLLVSPEFQRR; from the coding sequence ATGGATACTCGCGCGCAAGCTCTCGATTCGAACGTTCCCGCCGCCGGCGGCGGACGCGCGCATGCGGCGGCCATCGCGCTGAACCGCTTCGGCCTGGGCGCGCGTCCCGATGAACAGGCGCCCGCCGATCCCAAGGCATGGCTGCTGGCGCAGCTCGACGCCTACGATCCCCGCCCCGCCGTCTGGCGGGCACAACCCTCGTCCCTGGCGCTGGCCGCCGATCCGCAGCAGAACCGCAAGCCCGGCGAGGCGCGCGACACCTACCGGAGCGCGGTGGCCGCCCGTGTCGAAAGCGCCTTGACGACGTCGACCCCCTTCGTCGAAAGGCTGGTGCACTTCTGGACCAACCATTTCGCGGTGTCGGCGGACAAACCGGTGGTCGCCGCGCTGGCCGGCTCATTCGAGGCCGAGGCGATCCGTCCGCACGTGCTGGGACGTTTCGAGGACATGCTGGTCGCCGTCGAGCAGCATCCGGCCATGCAGCTGTTCCTGGACCAGCCGCGATCCGCCGGACCGGACAGCAAGGCGGTGCAGCGCGCGGCGCAGCGCGATCCGTCCCGCAAGCGCGGCCTGAACGAAAACCTCGCGCGCGAAATCATGGAATTGCACACCCTGGGGGTGCGCACGGGCTACACCCAGGCGGACGTCACCGAGTTCGCGCGGGCGTTGACGGGCTGGAGCATCGCGGGCGCGCGCGGTCCTCAGCCGGACGATGCCGCGCCGGGCGCGTTCGTGTTCCGCGCTGGACTGCACGAGCCCGGTGCGCGGACCATCATGGGACGCCAGTATGCGCAGGCCGGCCCGCAACAGGCGCTGGCGGTGCTGCGCGATCTCGCGGCATCGCCGGACACGGCGCGCCATATCGCCTTCAAGCTCGCGCGTCACTTCATCGCCGACGATCCGCCATCGCAGGCCGTCGACCGCCTTGCGCGGACCTATGCGCGCAGCGGCGGCGATCTGCCCGCCCTGTATCGCGATCTCGTGGACATGCCCGCCGCATGGACCTGGCCGACCCAGGCGCCGACGGCGAAGTTCAAGACGCCTTGGGAATGGATGATCTCGGCCGTGCGGGGATTGGGCGGCCGGATACGCGGCAATATCGCCTACGCGCCGCTCTCGGCGCAGTTGGGGCAGCCGGTGTGGCGCCCCGGTTCGCCGGCGGGCTACGACGACGTGGCGGCGGCGTGGGCGGCGCCGGACGCGCTGGTGCGCAGGGTCGAAGCCGCCCAGCGGCTGGCCGCGCGCAGCGATGGCGCGCGCGACCCGCGCGTGCTGGTCCATGCCTTGTTCGCGGGCGCCGCCAGCCCGGCCACCGCCACGGCCGTGGCGCGCGCGGAAAGCGTGCAAACCGGCATCGCGCTGCTGCTCGTTTCACCGGAGTTCCAACGACGATGA
- a CDS encoding acetyl-CoA C-acyltransferase family protein, which translates to MQKDVYVIAAARTAIGTFGGTLKNTPPAELATLVVREALARSGAAPASVGHVSMGTVITTEPRDIYMSRIAALDAGLPQSVSAFNINRLCGSGLQAIVSSAQAIAAGDCDVAVGAGAECMSRAGYLSPSNRWGARMGDTVMLDLMLNALHDPFHGIHMGMTAENVAERYGITRRMMDELAVTSHQRAAAAIREGRFKEQIVPVKIATRRGEIHFDTDEHVKADTTLEVLATMKPAFKRDGGSVTAGNASGINDGAAALVLAGADAVKAQNLTPIGRLVGHAYAGVEPAYMGTGPIPATRAVLARTGLKVADMDVIESNEAFAAQACAVMRELDFDPAKVNPNGSGISLGHPIGATGAIIATKALYELQRIRGRYALVTMCIGGGQGIAAIFERV; encoded by the coding sequence ATGCAGAAAGATGTCTATGTCATCGCCGCCGCGCGCACCGCGATCGGCACCTTCGGCGGCACGCTGAAGAACACGCCGCCCGCCGAACTGGCGACCCTGGTGGTGCGCGAAGCCCTGGCGCGCAGCGGCGCCGCGCCGGCGTCGGTCGGCCACGTATCGATGGGCACGGTCATCACCACCGAGCCGCGCGACATCTACATGAGCCGCATCGCCGCGCTGGATGCGGGGCTGCCGCAATCGGTCTCGGCCTTCAACATCAATCGCCTTTGCGGCTCCGGCTTGCAGGCCATCGTATCGTCGGCGCAGGCGATCGCCGCGGGCGATTGCGACGTGGCCGTGGGCGCGGGCGCCGAATGCATGTCGCGCGCCGGCTACCTGTCGCCGTCGAACCGCTGGGGCGCGCGGATGGGCGACACCGTCATGCTGGACCTGATGCTGAACGCCCTGCACGATCCCTTCCATGGCATCCACATGGGCATGACGGCGGAAAACGTCGCCGAGCGCTACGGCATCACGCGCCGGATGATGGACGAGCTGGCGGTGACCAGCCACCAGCGCGCGGCCGCCGCCATACGCGAAGGCCGCTTCAAGGAACAGATCGTTCCCGTGAAAATCGCCACGCGGCGTGGCGAGATCCACTTCGATACCGACGAGCACGTCAAGGCGGATACGACGCTGGAGGTGCTGGCCACCATGAAGCCGGCATTCAAGCGGGACGGCGGCAGCGTGACCGCCGGCAATGCGTCCGGCATCAACGACGGCGCCGCCGCGCTGGTCCTGGCGGGAGCCGATGCCGTGAAGGCGCAGAACCTTACGCCCATCGGACGGCTGGTCGGCCACGCCTATGCCGGCGTCGAGCCCGCCTACATGGGCACGGGGCCCATCCCGGCGACCCGCGCCGTGCTGGCGCGCACGGGGCTGAAGGTGGCCGACATGGACGTCATCGAATCCAACGAAGCCTTCGCCGCCCAGGCCTGCGCGGTCATGCGCGAGCTGGACTTCGATCCGGCCAAGGTCAACCCCAACGGCTCCGGCATATCATTGGGGCATCCGATCGGCGCCACGGGCGCCATCATCGCCACCAAGGCGCTTTATGAGCTGCAACGCATACGCGGCCGCTATGCGCTGGTGACGATGTGCATAGGCGGCGGCCAGGGCATCGCCGCCATCTTCGAGCGGGTCTGA
- a CDS encoding acetate--CoA ligase family protein, giving the protein MTLPDLDSFLSPRSIAIVGASSNRSKIGAVPVRYLVEHGYEGHIYPINARADEIEGRRAYASLGAVQAPIDLAIFAIPASSVSAALDEAIAAGVKNIVMFSAGFAEMGKQGEQAQAEFAARANAAGIRVLGPNCLGFMNVARAVYATFSPVVGTGSNTPGHVGIVSQSGAFGAYAYAMARERGLGLSAWITTGNESDIGVADCIAWMARDPATRVIMAYLEGCRDGRKLREALDLARAAGKPVVVVKVGRTELGAMTAASHTAALAGDDAVFDVLFRQHGAYRARTIEEFFDVAHGLAVAGLPPNTRVGLLTVSGGVGVMMADEAADAGLDVQALPAAAQAMIRARVPLAATHNPVDITGQVTAEPDLLEATARAMLGEADHGSLLIFLAAFGATPAMRILQQQLARDLRRDFPGRLVVFSTLADAAQQRALEEAGCLSFTDPARAIRVMAAMRFFLRDREKAIIRAGAPGAARAAPRDAHAAAADAMPQPAGSPAIAARADAPPAALRHSPYSEADALELLTARGLPAVPFHRAHGREDAIAGANALGYPVVMKVLSADITHKSDIGGVVLNIRQEKEAGAAYDRIMAATRAAAPDARVDGVLVAPMVRGGVECILGARRDPALGVVVMLGSGGVNVELLGDVTFRLAPVNVEEARDMIDELKTARLLRGFRGAPHADVEALAQAIVRLSQFALAAGDTLESVELNPFVVLPQGQGALALDAVLISSQA; this is encoded by the coding sequence ATGACCCTGCCAGACCTAGACTCTTTCCTGTCGCCACGCTCCATCGCCATCGTCGGCGCTTCGTCGAACCGCAGCAAGATCGGGGCGGTGCCTGTCCGCTACCTGGTCGAACACGGCTACGAAGGGCATATCTATCCCATCAACGCCCGCGCCGATGAAATCGAAGGACGGCGCGCTTATGCATCGCTCGGGGCCGTGCAGGCGCCCATCGACCTGGCCATCTTCGCCATCCCGGCTTCCAGCGTGAGCGCCGCCCTGGACGAGGCCATCGCGGCCGGGGTGAAGAACATCGTCATGTTCTCCGCCGGCTTCGCCGAAATGGGCAAGCAGGGCGAACAGGCGCAGGCCGAGTTCGCCGCCAGGGCCAACGCGGCGGGCATCCGCGTGCTGGGTCCCAACTGCCTGGGCTTCATGAACGTCGCCCGCGCTGTGTACGCCACGTTCTCGCCGGTGGTGGGCACGGGGTCGAACACGCCCGGCCACGTCGGCATCGTGAGCCAGAGCGGGGCCTTCGGCGCCTATGCCTACGCGATGGCGCGCGAGCGTGGGCTGGGATTGTCGGCCTGGATCACCACGGGCAACGAATCGGATATCGGCGTGGCCGACTGCATCGCCTGGATGGCGCGCGATCCCGCCACGCGCGTGATCATGGCCTATCTGGAAGGCTGCCGCGACGGCCGCAAGCTGCGCGAGGCGCTGGACCTGGCCCGCGCGGCGGGCAAGCCGGTGGTCGTGGTCAAGGTCGGCCGCACCGAACTGGGCGCCATGACGGCGGCTTCCCATACCGCGGCGCTGGCCGGCGACGATGCCGTGTTCGACGTGCTGTTCCGCCAGCATGGCGCCTACCGGGCGCGCACCATCGAGGAGTTCTTCGACGTGGCCCATGGCCTCGCGGTGGCCGGCCTGCCGCCCAATACGCGGGTGGGACTGCTGACCGTCTCGGGCGGCGTCGGCGTCATGATGGCCGATGAAGCGGCCGACGCGGGGCTGGACGTGCAGGCGCTGCCGGCCGCCGCGCAGGCCATGATCCGGGCGCGCGTGCCGCTGGCGGCCACGCACAATCCCGTCGACATCACGGGCCAGGTGACGGCGGAGCCGGACCTGCTGGAAGCGACCGCGCGCGCCATGCTCGGCGAAGCGGACCATGGCAGCCTGCTGATATTCCTGGCGGCATTCGGCGCCACGCCCGCCATGCGGATCTTGCAACAGCAACTCGCGCGCGACCTGCGACGCGATTTTCCGGGCCGGCTGGTGGTCTTCAGCACGCTGGCGGATGCGGCGCAGCAGCGCGCGCTGGAAGAAGCCGGCTGCCTGTCGTTCACCGATCCGGCGCGCGCGATACGCGTCATGGCGGCCATGCGCTTTTTTCTGCGCGACCGCGAGAAGGCCATCATCCGCGCCGGCGCTCCAGGGGCGGCGAGGGCGGCCCCGCGCGATGCGCACGCCGCAGCGGCGGACGCCATGCCGCAGCCGGCCGGTTCGCCGGCGATCGCGGCCCGGGCCGACGCGCCTCCGGCCGCCCTGCGCCACTCCCCATACAGCGAAGCCGACGCGCTGGAATTGCTGACCGCCCGCGGACTGCCCGCCGTGCCCTTCCACCGCGCCCACGGCCGCGAGGACGCCATCGCGGGCGCCAACGCCCTGGGCTACCCCGTCGTCATGAAAGTGCTCTCCGCCGACATTACGCACAAGAGCGATATCGGCGGCGTCGTGCTGAACATCCGCCAGGAGAAGGAAGCCGGCGCGGCGTATGACCGCATCATGGCCGCAACGCGCGCTGCCGCGCCGGACGCGCGCGTGGACGGCGTGCTGGTGGCGCCCATGGTGCGCGGCGGCGTCGAATGCATCCTGGGCGCCCGGCGCGACCCGGCGCTGGGGGTCGTCGTCATGCTGGGTTCCGGCGGCGTGAACGTCGAACTCCTGGGCGACGTGACGTTCCGCCTCGCCCCGGTCAACGTCGAAGAAGCCCGCGACATGATCGACGAGTTGAAGACGGCGCGCCTGTTGCGCGGCTTTCGCGGCGCGCCGCACGCCGACGTCGAGGCGCTGGCGCAGGCCATCGTGCGTCTCTCGCAGTTCGCGCTGGCGGCGGGCGACACGCTGGAATCCGTGGAGCTGAATCCCTTCGTCGTACTGCCCCAGGGCCAGGGCGCGCTGGCCCTGGACGCCGTACTGATCTCGAGCCAGGCATGA
- a CDS encoding LysR family transcriptional regulator: MAAEVTLRQLRAFLAVLECGSFSEAADTMHLSQAALSGLVKELESRLGVRLLDRNTRSVSASAVGSAFEPMVRRVLADLDEALEGVSNLKELRRGLVRVAAPEPLSCTLLPELISGYGKAYPGVEVRFDDVPIEQVLANLHNGSADIGFGPAGVLTDDAIEAHVVRADPLWAALRPDDPLADAESISWKDLRDRPLINYMPNLAVNVLAHIPPRNHPRDIVSVHRVNTALSLLRVRPGYVICPAMARALVEGFGLVFLPVLQPVVSWRIAIFARPRTSISPAVERFLDYTLQDGKGRQRPAINNLSL; the protein is encoded by the coding sequence ATGGCAGCTGAAGTGACGCTCAGGCAACTGCGCGCTTTCCTCGCCGTGCTGGAATGCGGCAGCTTTTCCGAGGCGGCCGACACCATGCATCTTTCGCAGGCGGCGCTGAGCGGGCTGGTCAAGGAACTGGAAAGCCGGCTGGGCGTGCGCCTGCTGGACCGCAATACGCGCAGCGTCAGCGCGTCCGCGGTGGGCAGCGCATTCGAACCCATGGTGCGGCGCGTGCTCGCGGACCTGGACGAGGCGCTGGAAGGCGTCAGCAACCTGAAGGAGCTGCGCCGCGGACTGGTGCGCGTGGCCGCGCCCGAACCGCTGTCCTGCACCTTGCTGCCGGAGCTGATATCCGGCTACGGCAAGGCCTACCCGGGCGTCGAGGTGCGCTTCGACGACGTACCCATCGAACAGGTCCTGGCCAACCTGCACAACGGCAGCGCGGACATCGGTTTCGGGCCGGCCGGCGTGCTGACCGACGACGCCATCGAAGCGCACGTGGTGCGGGCCGACCCCTTGTGGGCCGCATTGCGCCCGGACGATCCGCTGGCCGACGCCGAATCGATAAGCTGGAAAGACCTGCGCGATCGCCCCCTGATCAACTACATGCCCAACCTGGCCGTCAACGTCCTGGCCCATATCCCGCCCCGCAACCATCCGCGCGACATCGTGTCCGTGCATCGGGTCAACACGGCCCTGTCGCTGCTGCGGGTGCGGCCAGGCTACGTGATATGTCCCGCCATGGCACGGGCACTGGTCGAAGGATTCGGCCTGGTGTTCCTGCCAGTGCTGCAACCGGTGGTGAGCTGGCGCATCGCGATCTTCGCGCGGCCACGGACGTCCATATCGCCCGCGGTCGAGCGTTTCCTGGACTACACGCTGCAGGACGGCAAAGGCCGGCAAAGGCCGGCGATAAATAATCTCAGCTTATAG
- a CDS encoding DUF1254 domain-containing protein, translating into MNTDIVNTDILNANTQAVSADVRQTVLITLPLFEMARMRAANTARKHAVQGYAGDSPTSRMRWLNQFTHTRRLRGPEDKEVVTPNNDTLFTNAWLDLSAGPLVIDVPAMGNRYWVLGFLDAWTNPWAYAGRRTTGGEAQRLFVHGPAWQGDVPAGMHEISAPSDDVWVIGRILVDATEQDLAQVHALQDRFALLRPDGEPALSRIDTLIDDRGAGVPQAAEYQRVVDAMLARNPSAHPLPAWPVGPALLQDALAQVYTELRDVAQASELGGGWTTAVSVRENFGDDFLTRARVARNWIGTLGIEEAMYIMAEVDEQGEALTGAHRYVLRFPPGALPEVRSFWSITLYGRSDCLLVANPIGRHSIGDRTQGLRHDADGGLSIRIQADDPGPGHNWLPAPADKGFYLTLRLYTPARSHLEGTYAYPPVRRAA; encoded by the coding sequence ATGAATACCGACATCGTGAACACCGACATCTTGAACGCCAACACCCAGGCCGTCTCCGCCGACGTCCGCCAGACCGTCCTGATCACCCTGCCGCTGTTCGAAATGGCCCGCATGCGGGCCGCCAACACGGCGCGCAAGCACGCCGTGCAGGGCTACGCCGGCGACAGCCCGACGTCGCGCATGCGGTGGCTGAACCAATTCACCCACACGCGCCGCCTGCGCGGTCCGGAAGACAAGGAAGTCGTCACACCGAACAACGATACCTTGTTCACCAATGCCTGGCTGGACCTGTCCGCCGGCCCGCTGGTGATCGACGTGCCCGCGATGGGCAACCGCTATTGGGTGCTGGGTTTCCTGGACGCCTGGACCAATCCCTGGGCCTATGCCGGCCGCCGCACCACCGGCGGAGAGGCACAGCGCCTGTTCGTGCACGGCCCCGCATGGCAGGGCGACGTGCCCGCCGGCATGCACGAGATCAGCGCGCCCAGCGACGACGTCTGGGTCATCGGCCGCATCCTGGTCGACGCCACGGAACAGGACCTGGCGCAGGTCCATGCGCTGCAGGACCGCTTCGCGCTGCTGCGCCCGGATGGCGAGCCGGCGCTTTCGCGCATCGACACCCTGATCGACGATCGCGGCGCCGGCGTGCCGCAGGCCGCCGAGTACCAGCGCGTCGTGGATGCCATGCTGGCGCGCAATCCTTCCGCGCATCCCCTGCCCGCCTGGCCGGTCGGGCCCGCCCTGCTGCAGGACGCATTGGCGCAGGTGTACACGGAGCTGCGCGACGTCGCGCAAGCGTCGGAACTGGGCGGCGGCTGGACCACGGCGGTCAGCGTGCGCGAGAACTTCGGCGACGACTTCCTGACCCGCGCCCGCGTGGCGCGCAACTGGATAGGCACGCTGGGCATCGAGGAAGCCATGTACATCATGGCCGAAGTCGACGAACAGGGCGAGGCATTGACCGGCGCGCACCGCTACGTGCTGCGCTTTCCGCCGGGCGCCCTGCCGGAGGTCCGCTCCTTCTGGTCCATCACCTTGTACGGACGCAGCGACTGCCTGCTGGTGGCCAATCCCATCGGACGCCATTCCATCGGCGACCGCACGCAGGGCCTGCGGCACGACGCGGATGGCGGCCTGAGCATCCGCATCCAGGCGGACGACCCCGGACCGGGCCACAACTGGCTGCCCGCGCCGGCGGACAAGGGCTTTTACCTGACGCTGCGCCTGTACACCCCGGCGCGGTCCCACCTGGAAGGGACCTACGCCTATCCGCCGGTACGGCGCGCCGCTTGA
- a CDS encoding periplasmic heavy metal sensor, giving the protein MTGRTWKFALVGSLVLNAFLLGGIAGGAYRWFSADHVAESVAAPRSALRFAAEALAPERRQQFLQALRQARRQGRDDALAAREARREVLEQLAAPQFDRAALDTALARAREADGEVRKRVERAVADFAESLSPRERMVFVDGLRRSGQWRDPPAAGNKAAQGAARDGAAR; this is encoded by the coding sequence ATGACAGGCCGTACGTGGAAGTTCGCGCTGGTCGGCTCGCTGGTGCTGAACGCGTTCCTGCTGGGCGGAATCGCCGGCGGCGCCTATCGCTGGTTTTCCGCCGATCATGTCGCGGAGAGCGTGGCGGCGCCACGTAGCGCCCTGCGCTTCGCCGCCGAAGCACTGGCGCCGGAACGGCGCCAGCAGTTCCTGCAGGCACTCAGGCAGGCGCGGCGGCAAGGCCGTGACGATGCGCTGGCCGCGCGCGAGGCCCGCCGGGAAGTCCTGGAGCAACTGGCCGCGCCGCAATTCGATCGCGCGGCGCTCGATACCGCATTGGCCCGCGCACGCGAAGCCGATGGCGAAGTGCGCAAGCGGGTCGAGCGCGCCGTCGCGGATTTCGCGGAAAGCCTGTCGCCGCGGGAGCGCATGGTCTTCGTCGACGGCTTGCGCCGCAGCGGGCAATGGCGCGATCCGCCCGCGGCCGGCAACAAGGCGGCACAGGGCGCGGCGCGCGACGGCGCTGCCCGCTGA
- a CDS encoding SDR family NAD(P)-dependent oxidoreductase, protein MSNVLKDRVAIVTGAGGGLGRAHALELARHGARVVVNDLGEAAKAVAEEIRRAGGQAIAHAGDVSRYDHMEAMAALAVAEFGRVDILVNNAGILRDRTFAKMSLDEFRLVMDVHVMGAVHATKAVWAGMREQNYGRIVMTTSSSGLYGNFGQSNYGAAKMALVGFMQTLAMEGASRNVRVNCLAPTAMTAMTQGLLPPEADAVLTPERVSPGLLALVGEDAPTRMILLAGGGSFESAHITMTQGIYIADADDPAGTLPGRIAEVQDPAGQVAPESGWDQARHELAKAQAAAS, encoded by the coding sequence ATGTCGAATGTGCTGAAAGACCGGGTGGCGATCGTAACGGGCGCCGGCGGCGGACTCGGACGCGCGCACGCGCTGGAGCTGGCGCGCCATGGCGCCCGCGTGGTGGTCAACGACCTGGGCGAGGCCGCGAAAGCCGTGGCGGAGGAAATCCGCCGCGCGGGTGGCCAGGCCATCGCCCACGCGGGCGACGTCAGCCGCTACGACCATATGGAAGCCATGGCGGCGCTGGCCGTCGCCGAGTTCGGCCGGGTCGACATCCTGGTGAACAATGCCGGCATCCTGCGCGACCGCACCTTCGCCAAGATGTCGCTGGACGAGTTCCGCCTGGTGATGGACGTGCACGTCATGGGCGCGGTCCACGCCACCAAGGCGGTCTGGGCCGGCATGCGCGAGCAGAACTACGGCCGCATCGTCATGACGACCTCGTCGTCGGGCCTGTACGGCAATTTCGGCCAGTCCAACTATGGCGCCGCCAAGATGGCGCTGGTCGGCTTCATGCAGACGCTCGCCATGGAAGGCGCCAGCAGGAACGTGCGCGTGAACTGCCTGGCGCCCACCGCCATGACCGCCATGACGCAAGGCCTGCTGCCGCCCGAGGCCGACGCCGTGCTGACGCCCGAGCGTGTCAGCCCCGGCCTGCTGGCCCTGGTGGGCGAAGACGCGCCGACGCGCATGATCCTGCTGGCCGGCGGCGGCAGCTTCGAAAGCGCTCACATCACCATGACCCAGGGCATATACATCGCGGACGCCGACGATCCCGCCGGCACGCTGCCCGGCCGTATCGCCGAAGTGCAGGACCCGGCAGGCCAGGTGGCGCCCGAATCGGGCTGGGACCAGGCCAGGCACGAACTGGCCAAGGCGCAGGCCGCGGCGTCGTGA
- a CDS encoding DUF1501 domain-containing protein, with product MTIPRRHFLTLAAASLLARPRVVFANVETDHRFVFVIQRGAADGLNIVVPYADPAYSRLRGELAIDVSATRLDGTFGLHPALEQTARMYALRQALFVHAVASPYRDRSHFDGQNVLETGGSAPYRIKDGWLNRLAGMLPTSREEAIAFAPTIPAALRGAAAVTSYAPSALPAAPDDLLARVSQLYDADAQLGPLWRQALQTRMLAGDVGARQDPAHLGRMAAEFLARPDGPRIAMMETNGWDTHSGQDQRLAYQLKALDAMLAALRAGLGSNWDRTTVLVATEFGRTAAANGTGGTDHGQGAVAMLLGGAVAGGRVKADWPGLAQADLYEGRDLRPTASLDALIAGAAAEALALDPEKTARVLFGLDRLPPAATGWLRT from the coding sequence ATGACTATCCCACGCCGCCATTTCCTGACCCTGGCCGCCGCGTCGCTGCTCGCCAGGCCGCGCGTCGTCTTCGCCAATGTCGAGACGGACCATCGCTTTGTCTTCGTCATCCAGAGAGGCGCGGCCGACGGCCTGAATATCGTCGTGCCGTATGCCGACCCCGCCTATTCCCGCCTGCGCGGCGAACTGGCGATCGACGTCTCGGCGACGCGCCTGGACGGCACTTTCGGTTTGCATCCCGCGCTGGAACAGACGGCGCGCATGTATGCGCTGCGCCAGGCCTTGTTCGTGCACGCCGTGGCGTCGCCTTACCGCGATCGTTCGCACTTCGATGGGCAGAACGTGCTGGAGACGGGCGGCAGCGCGCCGTATCGGATCAAGGACGGCTGGTTGAACCGCCTGGCGGGCATGCTGCCGACGTCCCGGGAAGAGGCCATCGCCTTTGCGCCGACGATACCGGCGGCGCTGCGCGGCGCGGCGGCGGTCACCTCGTACGCGCCTTCCGCCTTGCCCGCGGCGCCCGACGACCTGCTGGCGCGGGTGTCCCAGCTGTACGACGCCGATGCGCAACTGGGGCCGCTGTGGCGCCAGGCGCTGCAGACGCGGATGCTGGCGGGCGACGTGGGTGCGCGGCAGGATCCCGCGCACCTGGGCAGGATGGCGGCCGAATTCCTGGCGCGGCCCGATGGCCCGCGCATCGCCATGATGGAAACGAACGGCTGGGATACCCATAGCGGCCAGGACCAGCGGCTCGCCTATCAGTTGAAGGCGCTGGACGCCATGCTGGCGGCGCTGCGCGCGGGCCTGGGGTCGAACTGGGACCGGACGACGGTGCTGGTCGCGACCGAATTCGGCCGCACCGCCGCCGCCAACGGCACGGGCGGCACGGATCACGGGCAGGGCGCCGTCGCGATGCTGCTGGGCGGCGCCGTGGCGGGCGGCCGCGTCAAGGCCGATTGGCCCGGGCTGGCGCAGGCGGATCTCTATGAAGGACGGGACCTGCGCCCGACCGCGTCGCTGGACGCGCTGATCGCCGGCGCCGCCGCCGAGGCGCTGGCGCTGGATCCGGAAAAAACCGCTCGCGTGCTGTTCGGCCTGGACAGGCTGCCGCCGGCGGCGACGGGGTGGTTGCGCACCTGA